The Rhodocytophaga rosea genome has a segment encoding these proteins:
- a CDS encoding PepSY-like domain-containing protein: MHKNLIVFLIIFFVSPFAVAQDMAETEVPAAVVSTYKTKFPQAAEAKWKKNKSGKYEVDFKLSGKKAEAKFLSDGSWDSSQKRIETSALPALVSEYLKKNYGSHKVDHVTFKEENTASKNTYEVKLKKDKAETELTFDADGKFLKKKEKQDKSKKTT; encoded by the coding sequence ATGCACAAAAATCTGATAGTATTCCTAATTATTTTTTTCGTAAGCCCTTTCGCTGTTGCCCAGGATATGGCAGAAACTGAGGTGCCAGCTGCGGTTGTAAGTACCTATAAAACTAAATTCCCACAGGCAGCTGAAGCAAAATGGAAGAAGAACAAAAGTGGCAAATATGAAGTTGACTTTAAACTGTCGGGTAAAAAAGCAGAGGCCAAATTTTTGTCAGATGGCTCCTGGGATTCTTCGCAAAAACGAATTGAAACCAGTGCTTTGCCAGCTCTAGTTTCAGAATACCTGAAGAAAAACTATGGCAGCCACAAAGTAGACCATGTTACCTTTAAAGAGGAGAATACGGCTTCTAAAAATACTTATGAAGTAAAACTAAAAAAGGACAAGGCCGAAACTGAACTTACTTTTGATGCAGATGGAAAGTTTCTGAAGAAGAAAGAGAAACAAGACAAGTCAAAGAAAACGACTTAG